The nucleotide sequence GTAAGTCCCGTCATTGCGCAGCTGCCGAGGGAGGCGGCGCAGCGATGTCGTTCAGCTTGCTCACTTCCATTTGCCAGTTCGGTAACTTCTTCGCCGAGAGGTGGCGGCGGGCGTGCTTCGTCAGGTGGTCGCTCCGCATGAACCGCCGCTCGCACATCGGGCACGCAAACTTCTTCTCGCCCGTGTGCGTTCTGCGGTGACGGGACAGTTCATCAGACCGCGCAAACCTCCTCTCACAGCCTTTCCAACTGCAGCTGAAGGGCTTTTctcctaaaaggaaaaaaaaaaaaaagacaaaaaaataccaTGAATACCAGCTGAGCAACAAACACTACTGTCTTAACAGCAtttgacttatttttaaaaaaagttttcactACAACAGTTGAGCCAAATCCTATATAGGTATTATTTTCAGCCACGTGAAATGCAGAAGAATGTTaatatgctatttttaaaacacgCAGACTCACTGTCGTCAAGGCTAAGTAGCACAAcgggttaaaaataaaaaccctgtGGAAGCTGAACCATGTGAGATGCTCTTTGTGTCTCCAAGGCCAGCTGACCGCACCGCTCAGCTCCACACGTCTGCAGATTACGGAGACCAAAGCACCCCGCTGAAACGCAGCCTGCAGCCGCGTTAGTCCCAGCTGGAAGTGACAGAGCTCTGGTGGCGCGCTGTGAGCCTGCGTGCTGACACACGTCACTTTCTGCTCCTGTGATTAAGAGCTGAGGCGTGGGGAAGCTGCCTGAAGATAACCAAGGTAGGAACAGAGTGGGGTGGACGCtgctttctttcataaaaaaatcccttttaagTTTTACCTACTTCTGACAAAGGCACTCTTGTGGAGAAGTCTAACGAGGCGCGTTTAACTGCAGAAGGGCACGCTCTGCGTTTGGGCAAGGCCTGGCTCCCCGTGCCTGTCACAAGCGGTACTGCCTGCCCTCTGGCACGGAGCAGGGCCAACACAAACAAGCTGCTGAATCAACTTCCCCTCCGGGGTAATTCCTAGCAGAGACCAGGCAGCATTATTAACACGCACAGCGGCGAAAGCAGGGTTTCACTGCTGCCCCGCAAATCACCCCACGAACAAATCCGGTAAGTGTGAGACCCCCAACAAGCAGCGCACAGAGCGGCAGCTTTCTAGGCTGATTTGTAACACCCAGAAAGAGCGACCAACCTGTGTGTGTTCGGACATGAGCCTTCAAATGGGAGCTCTTGAAGTAAGTTTTCCCACATCCCGGGTAGTTGCAGACGTGACTTCGTATCCTTGAAGAATCGAGAGGGGGAGTGACTTTGGCTGCAGAAGGCACGAAGCCGGGAGCAGGGGCAATAGGAGAGAGTCTGGTGCCGTTTGGGCTAAGGATGGGCGCCTTCGTGCTCTGCACCACGGGCTGGGGCACGACAAACATAACGGCGCCTTTGGGAACTTGAGCACCCATGAACACCATGGGCTGGCAGAGCGCTGGCTGCTGGCTcgccgtggtgctgggcacgACGGCCGTCACCACCGAGTTGCTGGCAGGCAGCGGGACCATCTGGCAAATCACCGGCACGGGGGGGGCTCCGCTTCCCGGCACGGGGCACGGGGGTGCCACCAGCGCCGAGCACTGCGCCGCTCCGGGGACAGACTGATGCCTGCTGACCGCGGGCTTCGTCGAGGGCTCGGCGCCGCCAGCTGgttctgcagtttttccttCCGCAGCTGGCAGTTTGCCACTTTCATAACTCACTCTGCCCGGCGCCGCCGCTGAGCGCTCCGCTTCGGCGCTCTGTTTACTATCGGTTTCCCGTGAAACACCGTCCTGGTATTTCAGCACGCTGGCTGTTCTCACCGGGCAGGTTTTGTGATTGCAAAGCTGAGCATCGGCCGTATGGCGAATAACGCTGGTCGCTTGCGCCTTCAGAGGCCTGGGTGCTGGAGGCCGGGGGGCCTCCGTGTAAGGTGCGGCGAGGGGCGGCTTGGCGGCTTCAGCCAGCGACTTGCAGTGCGCTGCAGGTGGCGCTGGTGGCCCCGGGTGGACGACTTGAGACATCTCGAAGTCCGATGGGCTGTAGGGTGGAGTCAGGCACTGcggggagaagagggaaggtAAGGGGGGGGCGTGTTACCAACCTGTTCCCACACACACCCTGAGAAAGGAGCACGCACGCACGCGCGGTATTAAAGACTTACAAATGCGGGTATCGTGTTAAAGTCTGCTGCTCCAGGAAGCAAAGTCTCGTCGCTCTC is from Anser cygnoides isolate HZ-2024a breed goose chromosome 2, Taihu_goose_T2T_genome, whole genome shotgun sequence and encodes:
- the KLF10 gene encoding Krueppel-like factor 10 isoform X1, whose protein sequence is MEVMTEKRRDARYFWNNTPEKSDYEAVEALISMSCNWNSDFKKYADVRPITPASDMSEESDETLLPGAADFNTIPAFCLTPPYSPSDFEMSQVVHPGPPAPPAAHCKSLAEAAKPPLAAPYTEAPRPPAPRPLKAQATSVIRHTADAQLCNHKTCPVRTASVLKYQDGVSRETDSKQSAEAERSAAAPGRVSYESGKLPAAEGKTAEPAGGAEPSTKPAVSRHQSVPGAAQCSALVAPPCPVPGSGAPPVPVICQMVPLPASNSVVTAVVPSTTASQQPALCQPMVFMGAQVPKGAVMFVVPQPVVQSTKAPILSPNGTRLSPIAPAPGFVPSAAKVTPPLDSSRIRSHVCNYPGCGKTYFKSSHLKAHVRTHTGEKPFSCSWKGCERRFARSDELSRHRRTHTGEKKFACPMCERRFMRSDHLTKHARRHLSAKKLPNWQMEVSKLNDIAAPPPSAAAQ
- the KLF10 gene encoding Krueppel-like factor 10 isoform X2; translated protein: MGSGEQKAAGGGGGRTSEAAAPVSISRRRHRPAEEEMEVMTEKRRDARYFWNNTPEKSDYEAVEALISMSCNWNSDFKKYADVRPITPASDMSEESDETLLPGAADFNTIPAFCLTPPYSPSDFEMSQVVHPGPPAPPAAHCKSLAEAAKPPLAAPYTEAPRPPAPRPLKAQATSVIRHTADAQLCNHKTCPVRTASVLKYQDGVSRETDSKQSAEAERSAAAPGRVSYESGKLPAAEGKTAEPAGGAEPSTKPAVSRHQSVPGAAQCSALVAPPCPVPGSGAPPVPVICQMVPLPASNSVVTAVVPSTTASQQPALCQPMVFMGAQVPKGAVMFVVPQPVVQSTKAPILSPNGTRLSPIAPAPGFVPSAAKVTPPLDSSRIRSHVCNYPGCGKTYFKSSHLKAHVRTHTGEKPFSCSWKGCERRFARSDELSRHRRTHTGEKKFACPMCERRFMRSDHLTKHARRHLSAKKLPNWQMEVSKLNDIAAPPPSAAAQ